One Actinoplanes missouriensis 431 DNA segment encodes these proteins:
- a CDS encoding 2Fe-2S iron-sulfur cluster-binding protein, with amino-acid sequence MRLTVNEVEHELDLDPRTTVLDALREHLDLTGAKKGCDHGQCGACTVLLDGRRVNSCLLLAVACQDARITTIEGLGDHPVQRGFLDHDGFQCGYCTPGQICSAVGMLDEVAQGRPSAVTGDGDLLSDAEIRERMSGNLCRCGAYPNMVPAIRQAAGR; translated from the coding sequence ATGCGTCTCACCGTCAACGAGGTCGAACACGAGCTTGACCTCGATCCCCGGACCACCGTGCTGGACGCGCTGCGTGAGCACCTCGACCTGACCGGCGCCAAGAAGGGCTGCGACCACGGGCAGTGCGGCGCCTGCACGGTGCTGCTCGACGGCCGCCGGGTGAACAGCTGCCTGCTGCTCGCGGTCGCCTGCCAGGACGCCCGGATCACCACGATCGAGGGCCTCGGCGACCATCCGGTGCAGCGCGGATTCCTGGACCATGACGGGTTCCAGTGCGGTTACTGCACGCCCGGCCAGATCTGCTCGGCGGTCGGGATGCTGGACGAGGTGGCGCAGGGCCGGCCGAGCGCGGTGACCGGCGACGGCGACCTGCTCAGCGACGCGGAGATCCGGGAGCGGATGAGCGGGAACCTGTGCCGCTGCGGCGCCTATCCGAACATGGTCCCGGCGATCCGGCAGGCGGCCGGCCGATGA
- a CDS encoding xanthine dehydrogenase family protein molybdopterin-binding subunit yields the protein MSATVPSAVGSPLARLEGPLKVTGAAKYAAEYPQDDIAYGWIVPSPVPRGRLIDVITDPTDDAVAVLWHGNAPEIAAADDPELAVLQSERISYRGQPVALVVADTLEAARYAARTLRLEIEAEEHDAVLRIDHPDLYTPEKVNPAFPAESMMGDPDQEVLVDVVYSTPALHNNPMEPHATIARWDGDQLTVFDSNQHPSGIAATLGQVFGVENVRVITEHVGGGFGSKGTARPNAVLAALAAKVTGRPVKVVVTRQQMFSIVGHRTPTVQRIRLGADRDGTMTVIDHQAYSQSSRLLEFAEQTAVSTRHMYAAPNRRTGHHLVRLDMPTPRWMRAPGEAPGMFALECAVDELAAELGMDPIELRIRNEPSAEPESGTPFTSRHYVDCLRQGAERFGWAGRDPRPRQRREGDWWIGTGVAGATYPTMAQPSAARVSALPDGRFEVAIGAADLGTGARTILTQIAADALGVGVDRIAIRIGDSSLPQASVAGGSSGSASWGWAVTGACRALRENGGDQAVFDTTELIEQQEKDGRHAFGAHFAEVRVDAVTGEVRVSRLFGMYTAGRILNPRTARSQFLGGMIMGMGMALHEEGVLDPAFGEWVNNDLAGYHIPAHADVEEIDAAWLDEHDEQINPMGSKGIGEIGIVGSPAAIVNAIWHATGIRVRDLPVRLDKLLDEFR from the coding sequence ATGAGCGCGACCGTGCCGAGTGCCGTCGGCTCGCCCCTGGCGCGGCTCGAAGGGCCGCTGAAGGTGACCGGGGCGGCGAAGTACGCCGCCGAGTATCCGCAGGACGACATCGCGTACGGGTGGATCGTCCCGTCGCCGGTGCCGCGCGGGCGGCTGATCGACGTGATCACCGATCCGACCGATGACGCCGTCGCGGTGCTGTGGCACGGCAACGCGCCGGAGATCGCCGCGGCCGACGACCCGGAGCTGGCGGTTCTGCAGTCGGAGCGGATCAGCTATCGCGGCCAGCCGGTGGCGCTCGTCGTGGCGGACACGCTGGAGGCGGCGCGGTATGCGGCGCGGACGCTGCGGCTGGAGATCGAGGCGGAGGAGCACGACGCCGTGCTCCGGATCGATCATCCCGATCTGTACACGCCGGAGAAGGTGAATCCCGCGTTCCCTGCGGAGAGCATGATGGGCGACCCGGATCAGGAGGTGCTCGTCGACGTCGTCTATTCCACTCCGGCTCTGCACAACAACCCGATGGAGCCGCACGCCACGATCGCCCGCTGGGACGGCGACCAGCTGACCGTTTTCGACTCCAACCAGCATCCGTCCGGGATCGCCGCCACCCTCGGCCAGGTCTTCGGCGTGGAGAACGTCCGGGTCATCACCGAGCACGTCGGCGGCGGTTTCGGCTCCAAGGGCACCGCCCGGCCGAACGCCGTCCTCGCCGCTCTGGCCGCGAAGGTGACCGGGCGCCCGGTGAAAGTGGTGGTCACCCGGCAGCAGATGTTCAGCATCGTCGGGCACCGCACGCCGACCGTCCAGCGGATCCGCCTGGGCGCTGACCGCGACGGCACGATGACCGTGATCGATCACCAGGCGTACTCCCAGAGCAGCCGTCTTCTCGAGTTCGCCGAGCAGACCGCGGTGTCGACCCGGCACATGTACGCGGCCCCGAACCGCCGCACCGGTCACCACCTGGTCCGTCTCGACATGCCGACGCCGCGCTGGATGCGCGCGCCCGGCGAGGCGCCCGGCATGTTCGCCCTCGAATGCGCCGTCGACGAGCTCGCCGCCGAACTCGGCATGGACCCGATCGAGCTGCGGATCCGCAACGAGCCGTCCGCCGAGCCGGAGAGCGGCACCCCGTTCACCAGCCGGCACTACGTCGACTGCCTGCGGCAGGGCGCGGAACGTTTCGGCTGGGCCGGTCGCGACCCGCGGCCCCGGCAGCGCCGCGAGGGCGACTGGTGGATCGGCACCGGGGTGGCCGGGGCGACCTACCCGACGATGGCGCAGCCGTCGGCCGCGCGGGTCAGCGCGCTGCCGGACGGCCGGTTCGAGGTGGCGATCGGGGCCGCCGACCTGGGCACCGGCGCGCGGACCATCCTCACCCAGATCGCCGCGGACGCGCTCGGCGTGGGCGTCGACCGGATCGCGATCCGGATCGGCGACAGCAGCCTTCCGCAGGCCTCGGTCGCCGGTGGCTCGTCGGGCAGCGCGTCGTGGGGCTGGGCGGTGACCGGCGCCTGCCGCGCGCTCCGCGAGAACGGCGGCGACCAGGCCGTCTTCGACACCACCGAGCTCATCGAGCAGCAGGAGAAAGACGGACGGCACGCCTTCGGCGCCCACTTCGCCGAGGTACGGGTGGACGCCGTCACCGGCGAGGTCCGGGTGTCCCGCCTCTTCGGCATGTACACGGCCGGCCGCATCCTGAACCCGCGCACCGCCCGTAGCCAGTTCCTCGGCGGCATGATCATGGGGATGGGCATGGCGCTGCACGAGGAGGGCGTGCTCGACCCGGCGTTCGGCGAGTGGGTCAACAACGACCTGGCCGGTTACCACATCCCGGCGCACGCCGACGTCGAGGAGATCGACGCCGCCTGGCTCGACGAGCACGACGAGCAGATCAACCCGATGGGCAGCAAGGGCATCGGCGAGATCGGCATCGTCGGGTCACCGGCGGCGATCGTGAACGCGATCTGGCACGCTACCGGGATCCGCGTCCGCGACCTGCCGGTCCGTCTCGACAAGCTCCTCGACGAGTTCCGCTAG
- a CDS encoding FAD binding domain-containing protein has product MKTFEYRAATGVGDGLEPGAMFLAGGTNLVDLMKLGIATPDVLVDVRGLVPDEITELPDGGLRIGAGVRNSDLAADPRVRTRYPVLSEALLAGASGQLRNMATTGGNLLQRTRCRYFMDATKPCNKHTPGSGCPAREGDHRNLAILGGSDACIATHPSDMAVALAALDAVVETSARRIPLTGLHRLPGDAPERDTVLDHGELITAVTLPALPMAATSGYRKARDRASYAFAVGSVAAALDVEDGVVRDVRLAWGAVAPKPWRARLAEEQLRGRPATRESFLAAADIELEDSRVLRDNAYKIGLMRNLTAWMLEKLAGVTR; this is encoded by the coding sequence ATGAAGACCTTCGAGTACCGCGCCGCGACGGGTGTGGGCGACGGGCTGGAGCCGGGCGCGATGTTCCTGGCCGGCGGCACGAACCTGGTCGACCTGATGAAACTCGGCATCGCCACCCCGGACGTCCTCGTCGACGTGCGCGGGCTGGTCCCGGACGAGATCACCGAGTTGCCGGACGGCGGGCTGCGGATCGGCGCCGGGGTGCGCAACAGCGACCTCGCCGCCGACCCGCGGGTGCGGACCCGGTACCCGGTTCTCAGTGAGGCGCTGCTCGCCGGCGCGTCCGGTCAGCTGCGGAACATGGCCACCACCGGCGGGAACCTGCTGCAGCGCACCCGGTGCCGGTACTTCATGGACGCCACCAAGCCGTGCAACAAGCACACGCCGGGCAGCGGCTGCCCGGCGCGCGAGGGCGACCACCGTAACCTGGCGATCCTCGGCGGCTCGGACGCGTGCATCGCCACCCACCCGTCGGACATGGCGGTCGCGCTGGCCGCCCTGGACGCCGTCGTGGAGACGAGCGCCCGCCGGATCCCGCTCACCGGCCTGCACCGGCTGCCCGGTGACGCCCCGGAACGCGACACGGTTCTCGACCACGGCGAGCTGATCACCGCGGTGACGCTGCCGGCCCTGCCGATGGCCGCGACCTCGGGTTACCGCAAGGCGCGGGACCGGGCCTCCTACGCGTTCGCGGTCGGCTCGGTGGCGGCCGCGCTGGACGTCGAGGACGGGGTGGTCCGTGACGTCCGGCTGGCGTGGGGAGCGGTGGCGCCGAAACCGTGGCGCGCCCGGCTCGCCGAAGAGCAGCTGCGCGGACGGCCGGCGACCCGGGAGTCGTTCCTGGCGGCGGCGGACATCGAGTTGGAGGACTCCCGGGTGCTGCGCGACAACGCGTACAAAATCGGTCTGATGCGCAACCTGACCGCCTGGATGCTGGAAAAGCTGGCGGGGGTGACCCGATGA
- a CDS encoding TIGR03086 family metal-binding protein, translating into MPLSDLTPADRHRQIAGGFTARVQGAKDWNSPAPVDGWTARDVVRHLVEWLPGFLGSSATLPPGPSVDDDPAGAWQAHAGGVQALLDDPAAAQRTFTNPHIGEMPLAYAIDRFYTSDVFMHTWDLARATGQDDRLDPEFSAQLFGGMESMEQIIRSSGQYGPRVAVPDDADAQTKLLGFIGRDPNWKPGPDPIRAGNSED; encoded by the coding sequence ATGCCGCTTTCCGATCTGACGCCCGCCGACCGCCACCGGCAGATCGCCGGCGGGTTCACCGCCCGCGTCCAGGGCGCGAAGGACTGGAACTCCCCCGCGCCCGTCGACGGCTGGACCGCGCGTGACGTGGTCCGCCACCTGGTCGAGTGGCTGCCCGGGTTCCTCGGCTCGTCGGCCACCCTGCCGCCGGGCCCGAGCGTGGACGACGACCCGGCCGGCGCCTGGCAGGCGCACGCCGGCGGGGTGCAGGCGCTGCTCGACGACCCGGCTGCGGCGCAGCGCACGTTCACCAACCCGCACATCGGCGAGATGCCGCTGGCGTACGCGATCGACCGGTTCTACACCTCCGACGTCTTCATGCACACCTGGGACCTGGCCCGGGCAACCGGCCAGGACGACCGGCTCGACCCGGAGTTCAGCGCGCAGCTGTTCGGCGGGATGGAGTCGATGGAACAGATCATCCGCTCGTCGGGGCAGTACGGTCCGCGGGTGGCCGTCCCGGACGACGCCGACGCGCAGACGAAGTTGCTCGGCTTCATCGGCCGCGACCCGAATTGGAAACCCGGACCCGACCCGATCCGGGCCGGAAACTCCGAGGATTGA